One segment of Aquimarina sp. BL5 DNA contains the following:
- a CDS encoding PIG-L family deacetylase translates to MRKLLFVIAFSTLFIHTAEAQQPKKPNSVEIHEAIKKLNFLGSVLYVAAHPDDENTRLISYMSNQVKARTAYLSLTRGDGGQNLIGPEIRELLGVIRTQELLAARNTDGGEQMFTRANDFGYSKHPDETLAIWDKKEVLNDVVWAIRKFQPDVIINRFNHRTPGTTHGHHTSSAMLSVEAFDMVADKKVYPEQLQYVNTWQPKRLFFNTSWWFYGSRENFEKADKSNFLEFDTGVYYSDLGLSNTEIASLSRSQHKSQGFGSTGTRGTQTEYVELIKGELPKDKANIFDGIDTSWNRVKGGKAIGDILYEVEKNFDFKNPSASLNQLVKAYQLIKQLEDTHWKTIKTKEIKDIIAAVTGLYIEAVATEPYTTKNSEVTIKIEAINRSDASIRLKSIDISSLGVSENAETALENNKRNNYELKGKIISSTKNTTPYWLNNKGTLGMYNVTDQKLIGTPETKHQTEAVFNLEINGVIIPFQKDIVYKTNDPVKGEVYKPFEIVPAISASIKDKVIIYANGPAKQIPVIIKAGESDLKGTVSLKHPEGWQVSPQNIDFSLAQKGEEKTVVFTLTAPKNQSEGHISPEINIQGKTYSDEVITIDYDHIPFQTVILPSETKVVRLDIKKKGQNIGYIEGAGDVVPESLQQIDYKVTTITPESISEEILRPFDAIVVGIRAYNTVEELKFKQKHLLAYVKNGGNLIIQYNTNRRLKVTDNLGPYPLKLSRDRVTDENATIKLLANDHPVLNTPNKITVKDFEGWVQERGLYFPNEWSKEYTPIISANDKGESEKKGALLIAKYGKGYYVYTGLSFFREFPAGVSGAYRLFANMLSLGK, encoded by the coding sequence ATGCGAAAATTACTTTTTGTAATTGCTTTCAGTACATTGTTTATACATACAGCTGAAGCACAACAACCTAAAAAACCAAATTCTGTAGAAATCCATGAAGCGATTAAGAAACTAAATTTTTTAGGTTCTGTTTTATATGTTGCTGCGCATCCTGATGATGAAAATACGCGACTGATTTCTTATATGTCTAATCAGGTAAAAGCCCGAACTGCTTATCTATCACTTACTCGTGGTGATGGCGGTCAAAATTTAATTGGTCCAGAAATAAGAGAATTACTTGGGGTAATTAGAACACAAGAATTATTAGCAGCTCGTAATACAGATGGTGGAGAACAAATGTTTACGCGTGCTAATGATTTTGGATATTCTAAACATCCTGATGAGACCTTAGCAATATGGGATAAAAAAGAAGTGCTTAATGATGTTGTTTGGGCAATAAGAAAGTTTCAACCGGATGTTATAATTAATAGATTTAACCATAGAACACCAGGAACCACGCACGGGCATCATACATCCTCTGCAATGCTAAGTGTAGAGGCTTTTGATATGGTAGCTGATAAAAAAGTATACCCTGAGCAATTACAATATGTAAATACGTGGCAACCTAAAAGACTATTCTTTAATACTTCATGGTGGTTTTACGGAAGTAGAGAAAATTTTGAAAAAGCAGATAAATCTAATTTTTTAGAGTTTGATACAGGAGTTTATTACTCGGATTTAGGGCTTTCTAATACAGAAATTGCTTCATTAAGTCGAAGTCAGCACAAATCACAAGGTTTCGGAAGCACCGGTACTCGTGGAACGCAGACCGAATATGTAGAATTAATAAAAGGGGAACTTCCTAAAGATAAAGCTAATATTTTTGATGGAATTGATACCTCTTGGAACAGAGTTAAAGGAGGAAAAGCGATTGGTGATATTTTATACGAAGTGGAAAAAAACTTTGACTTCAAAAATCCTTCAGCCTCTCTCAATCAATTGGTAAAAGCATATCAACTAATAAAACAATTAGAAGATACTCACTGGAAAACTATCAAAACCAAGGAAATAAAAGATATTATCGCAGCAGTAACCGGTCTTTATATAGAAGCTGTTGCTACAGAACCATATACTACTAAGAATAGTGAAGTAACCATTAAAATAGAAGCTATTAATCGAAGTGATGCTTCAATTCGATTAAAATCAATTGATATTTCATCACTAGGAGTTTCAGAAAATGCAGAAACAGCTTTAGAAAATAATAAAAGAAACAATTATGAACTGAAAGGTAAAATCATTTCTAGCACAAAAAATACAACTCCATATTGGTTAAACAATAAAGGAACGCTTGGTATGTATAATGTAACAGATCAAAAATTGATCGGAACACCAGAAACCAAACATCAAACGGAAGCTGTATTTAATCTTGAAATTAATGGAGTGATTATCCCTTTTCAAAAAGATATTGTTTATAAGACTAACGATCCGGTAAAAGGAGAAGTATATAAGCCTTTTGAGATTGTTCCGGCCATTTCTGCTAGTATAAAGGATAAAGTAATCATTTATGCAAATGGTCCTGCAAAACAAATTCCAGTTATTATAAAAGCTGGTGAATCTGATCTCAAAGGAACCGTTTCCTTAAAACATCCAGAAGGTTGGCAAGTATCTCCGCAAAATATTGATTTTAGTTTGGCCCAAAAAGGTGAAGAAAAAACAGTAGTATTTACACTTACAGCTCCTAAAAATCAAAGTGAAGGTCATATTTCACCAGAAATAAACATCCAAGGAAAAACATATTCTGATGAAGTAATAACAATTGATTATGATCATATTCCTTTTCAGACTGTAATATTACCTTCAGAAACAAAAGTCGTCCGATTAGATATCAAAAAGAAAGGTCAAAACATTGGATATATAGAAGGCGCTGGAGATGTAGTCCCTGAAAGTTTACAACAAATTGACTATAAAGTAACTACTATTACTCCTGAATCAATTTCTGAAGAAATATTGAGACCCTTTGACGCTATCGTTGTCGGTATACGTGCTTATAATACAGTAGAGGAATTAAAGTTCAAGCAAAAACATTTATTAGCGTATGTTAAAAATGGTGGAAATCTAATTATCCAATATAATACAAACAGAAGACTCAAAGTAACAGACAACCTAGGACCATATCCTTTGAAACTTTCAAGAGATCGTGTGACAGATGAAAATGCGACTATTAAGTTATTGGCAAATGATCATCCGGTATTGAACACTCCTAATAAAATAACGGTTAAAGATTTTGAAGGTTGGGTGCAAGAACGAGGACTATACTTTCCTAATGAATGGTCTAAAGAATATACCCCTATAATTTCTGCAAATGATAAAGGGGAATCTGAGAAAAAAGGAGCTTTGCTGATTGCAAAATATGGGAAAGGATATTATGTATATACTGGTTTAAGCTTCTTTAGAGAATTTCCTGCAGGAGTTTCTGGAGCATATCGATTGTTTGCAAATATGTTATCTTTAGGAAAATAA
- a CDS encoding sodium:solute symporter: protein MQLIDWIILIGTLLFIVLYGVWKTKGSKNVQDYIRGGNEAKWWTIGLSVMATQASAITFLSTPGQAFHSGMGFVQFYFGLPIAMIIICLVFIPLYHKLEVYTAYEYLESRFDLKTRTITAFFFLIQRGLGAGITIFAPAIILSAVLGWDLTTLNIVIGILVIIYTVSGGTKAVSVTQKQQMAIIFTGMFIAFFLIISYLPDDVTFTKALDIAGASGKMEVLDFSFDLSNRYTVWTGILGGTFLMLSYFGTDQSQVQRYLSGKSVKESQLGLLFNGLLKIPMQFFILLVGVMVFVFYQFNAAPLNFNPAASIAIENSKYVQEYEQLENQLTEIQNSKEISIQNYLRETETEQKSNLKKEIIALDKSEKKTREAAKELIAMADPIVETNDKDYVFIHFILNNLPRGLIGLLLAVILSAAMSSTASELNALASTTVIDLYKRNIEEEKSEKHYVTASKFFTLVWGILAILVACFANLFDNLIQLVNIIGSIFYGNVLGIFLLAFFIKYVKSNAVFVAALITQAVIIFVWWQDWLPFLWLNALGCGIVMFLAIVLELFIPTSDIEVEA from the coding sequence ATGCAACTAATAGATTGGATCATACTCATAGGAACTTTATTGTTTATTGTATTATACGGTGTTTGGAAAACCAAAGGAAGTAAAAACGTTCAGGATTATATCCGTGGTGGTAATGAAGCAAAATGGTGGACTATTGGTCTATCCGTAATGGCTACTCAGGCATCTGCAATTACCTTTCTTTCTACTCCAGGACAAGCGTTTCATAGCGGAATGGGATTTGTTCAGTTTTATTTTGGACTCCCTATTGCCATGATTATTATCTGTTTAGTTTTTATTCCGCTATATCATAAATTAGAAGTATATACAGCTTATGAATATTTAGAAAGTAGATTTGATCTTAAGACTCGTACCATTACTGCATTTTTCTTTTTGATTCAAAGAGGATTAGGTGCTGGAATAACCATTTTTGCTCCTGCAATTATACTATCTGCTGTGCTAGGCTGGGATCTTACAACTCTAAACATAGTTATTGGAATATTGGTGATCATTTATACTGTTTCTGGAGGTACTAAGGCAGTAAGTGTGACACAAAAACAGCAAATGGCCATTATTTTCACAGGAATGTTTATTGCTTTTTTTCTTATAATAAGTTATCTGCCTGATGATGTAACTTTCACAAAAGCATTAGATATTGCTGGGGCTAGTGGAAAGATGGAAGTCTTAGACTTTTCTTTTGATCTTAGCAATAGATATACCGTTTGGACAGGTATTTTAGGAGGAACATTTTTAATGCTTTCTTATTTTGGAACAGATCAAAGTCAGGTACAAAGATATTTATCTGGTAAGTCTGTAAAAGAAAGTCAATTGGGGTTATTATTTAATGGACTGCTAAAAATACCGATGCAATTCTTCATATTATTGGTTGGTGTTATGGTCTTTGTTTTCTACCAATTTAATGCTGCTCCTCTCAATTTTAATCCAGCAGCATCTATAGCCATAGAAAATTCTAAATATGTTCAGGAATATGAGCAACTTGAAAATCAACTCACCGAAATTCAAAACTCTAAAGAAATCTCTATTCAAAATTATTTAAGAGAAACAGAAACTGAGCAAAAATCAAACCTTAAAAAAGAAATAATCGCTTTAGATAAATCTGAGAAAAAAACCAGAGAAGCCGCGAAAGAATTAATAGCGATGGCAGATCCCATTGTGGAAACCAATGACAAAGACTATGTTTTTATTCATTTTATACTCAATAATCTCCCTAGAGGACTTATCGGGTTATTATTGGCCGTGATATTATCGGCAGCTATGTCATCCACAGCTTCAGAACTGAATGCCCTCGCGTCCACAACAGTGATTGATTTATACAAGCGTAATATAGAAGAAGAAAAAAGTGAAAAACATTACGTTACTGCTTCTAAATTTTTTACACTTGTTTGGGGAATATTGGCGATTCTGGTCGCCTGTTTTGCGAATCTTTTTGATAATCTGATACAGTTGGTCAATATTATTGGATCCATATTTTATGGAAATGTACTGGGTATATTCTTGCTAGCATTCTTTATTAAGTATGTAAAAAGTAATGCTGTTTTTGTAGCTGCATTGATTACACAAGCCGTTATTATTTTTGTCTGGTGGCAAGATTGGCTCCCTTTTCTATGGCTCAATGCTCTTGGATGTGGAATTGTAATGTTTTTGGCAATTGTATTAGAACTTTTTATACCTACTAGTGACATTGAAGTTGAAGCGTAA
- a CDS encoding pitrilysin family protein, with protein MKSLKSLLLLSFVVLLSNCKNSSNQEKNTEKELTVEKNTDAAGFSYETVSNDPTGLRLYTLDNGLKVYLSKNIEEPKIQTYIAVRAGSNYDPKESTGLAHYLEHMVFKGTDEIGTQDFEKESVYLKQISDLYEQHRLEKDLDKKKEIYKKIDEISLEASKISIPNEYDKMVNSLGAEGTNAHTWFEETVYKNKIPANELDKWLTVESERFSQLVLRLFHTELEAVYEEFNRGQDSDFRKSYAAMLDGLFPNHPYGQQQTIGTSEHLKNPSMVAIHNYFDTYYVPNNMAVVLVGDLDFDSTIKKVDVAFGKMKRKDVTHPVLPKEEAITSPIVKEVFGPTAESISVAFRSEGLGTKEEKLLTLADMILANGNAGLIDLNLNQKQLVQRAGCSPTILNDYGYHVFNGTPKADQTLDDVKDLLLGEIEKLKKGEFEDWMISAVINDLKLSQTKSYENSTALASAYYNAFIHHQDWKDKVDFLNELKKITKQELVDFANSFYKDNYVVTYKRKGEDKNIVKVENPGITPIELNRDKESIFLKKFNGINTPELNPQYVDYKSAIKEIKTSNGLSVSYIDNPNNELFDLNIIFDMGKDHDRKVSLAAGYLDYLGTDKYSPEELKQEFYKIGINYYVFASEDKTYVGLSGLKENLDEGLVLLEHLWNNAVPNQDTYNKYVDKVLKGRQDGKTQKGNILFTGLMNYGLYGENSRLRNIYSASELQSFNPQELVDKVKELRNYKQRIFYYGKDIDAAIASLDKNHTVNSELSEYPEKKVYLQKETGGNVYFVDYDMVQSEMLLLAKGSEFDPKKMAASRLFNTYFGGGLSSIVFQEIRESKSLAYSAFSAYANASEKGKSDLIYAYIGTQANKMPEAVDAMMELMTDMPEAEEQFNQAKDATLKKIAAQRITKSNIFWTYESLKKRGIENDNREEMYNVIKNMELADLKTFFNENIKGENYNVLVIGNKKDVNMDALKKLGEVKEMDIDYLFNYEKNNEDVKM; from the coding sequence ATGAAATCATTAAAATCTCTCTTACTATTATCTTTTGTAGTATTACTTAGTAATTGTAAGAATTCATCAAATCAAGAAAAAAATACTGAGAAAGAACTTACAGTAGAAAAGAATACAGATGCTGCTGGATTTTCTTACGAAACAGTTTCTAATGACCCAACTGGTTTACGATTGTACACCTTAGATAATGGACTTAAAGTTTATTTAAGTAAGAATATAGAAGAACCTAAAATTCAGACTTACATTGCTGTAAGAGCTGGATCCAATTATGATCCTAAAGAAAGCACTGGATTAGCTCATTATCTAGAGCATATGGTATTTAAAGGTACTGATGAAATTGGAACACAAGATTTTGAAAAGGAAAGTGTATATCTAAAACAGATTTCGGATTTATATGAACAACATAGGCTAGAAAAAGATCTTGATAAAAAGAAAGAAATTTATAAAAAAATAGATGAAATTTCTTTAGAAGCTTCTAAAATATCGATTCCTAATGAATATGATAAGATGGTAAATTCTTTAGGGGCAGAGGGGACAAACGCTCATACCTGGTTTGAAGAAACCGTCTATAAAAATAAAATACCTGCTAATGAATTAGATAAATGGTTAACTGTAGAAAGCGAACGTTTTAGTCAATTGGTATTACGTTTGTTTCACACAGAGTTAGAAGCTGTATACGAAGAGTTTAATAGAGGGCAAGATAGTGATTTTAGAAAATCGTATGCTGCAATGTTAGATGGATTATTTCCAAATCACCCTTATGGACAACAACAAACAATAGGAACTTCTGAACATCTTAAGAACCCTTCTATGGTAGCGATTCATAATTATTTTGATACATATTATGTTCCAAATAATATGGCTGTAGTGCTGGTTGGTGATCTTGATTTTGATAGTACTATTAAAAAAGTTGATGTTGCTTTTGGGAAAATGAAAAGAAAAGATGTTACTCATCCAGTTTTACCAAAAGAAGAAGCGATTACCAGCCCCATAGTAAAAGAAGTTTTTGGCCCAACAGCTGAATCTATATCGGTTGCTTTTCGTTCTGAAGGATTAGGAACAAAAGAAGAAAAATTATTGACACTTGCTGATATGATATTAGCAAATGGTAATGCAGGACTTATAGACTTAAATCTAAACCAAAAACAATTAGTACAACGCGCCGGATGTTCACCAACTATATTGAATGACTATGGTTATCATGTTTTTAATGGTACACCAAAAGCAGATCAAACTCTTGACGATGTAAAAGATTTATTACTTGGTGAGATCGAAAAACTTAAAAAAGGTGAGTTTGAAGATTGGATGATTTCTGCAGTAATTAATGACTTAAAATTAAGTCAAACAAAAAGTTATGAGAATAGTACAGCCTTAGCTTCAGCATATTATAATGCATTTATACACCATCAGGATTGGAAGGATAAAGTTGATTTTTTAAATGAGCTAAAAAAAATCACTAAACAAGAACTAGTAGATTTTGCTAACTCTTTTTATAAAGATAATTATGTAGTCACCTACAAAAGAAAAGGAGAAGATAAAAATATTGTAAAAGTAGAGAATCCAGGGATCACTCCAATAGAGTTAAATAGAGATAAAGAATCTATTTTTCTTAAAAAATTTAATGGAATTAATACTCCAGAATTAAATCCTCAATATGTTGATTACAAGTCAGCTATTAAAGAAATTAAAACGAGTAATGGATTGAGTGTTTCTTATATTGATAATCCAAATAATGAACTTTTTGATCTTAATATCATTTTTGATATGGGTAAAGATCATGATCGTAAGGTGTCATTAGCGGCAGGCTATTTAGATTACTTAGGGACAGATAAATATAGTCCTGAAGAATTGAAACAAGAATTTTATAAAATTGGAATTAATTATTATGTTTTTGCTTCAGAAGATAAAACGTACGTTGGTTTATCTGGTCTAAAGGAGAATTTAGATGAAGGACTAGTTTTATTAGAGCATTTATGGAATAATGCTGTTCCTAATCAAGATACATATAATAAATATGTGGATAAAGTTTTAAAAGGACGTCAAGATGGTAAAACTCAAAAAGGTAATATTCTATTCACAGGATTAATGAATTATGGTCTGTATGGAGAGAATTCTAGATTACGTAATATTTATAGTGCATCAGAGTTACAAAGTTTTAATCCGCAAGAACTTGTAGATAAGGTAAAAGAATTACGTAACTATAAACAAAGAATCTTCTATTACGGAAAAGATATTGATGCAGCTATCGCTTCTTTAGATAAGAATCATACCGTAAATTCTGAGTTGTCAGAATACCCTGAAAAAAAGGTTTATTTACAGAAAGAAACTGGAGGAAACGTATATTTTGTTGATTATGACATGGTGCAGAGTGAAATGCTATTGTTAGCAAAGGGATCAGAATTTGATCCAAAAAAAATGGCAGCTTCCAGATTGTTTAATACCTATTTTGGTGGTGGATTGTCATCAATTGTTTTTCAGGAGATTAGAGAGTCAAAATCATTAGCATATTCTGCTTTTTCCGCTTATGCTAATGCCTCAGAAAAAGGTAAATCAGATTTGATATATGCATATATTGGTACACAAGCTAATAAAATGCCAGAGGCAGTAGATGCCATGATGGAATTAATGACCGATATGCCAGAAGCTGAAGAGCAGTTTAACCAAGCTAAAGATGCAACTCTAAAGAAAATTGCAGCACAAAGAATAACTAAATCTAATATCTTTTGGACATATGAAAGCCTTAAAAAGAGAGGTATAGAGAATGATAATCGAGAAGAAATGTATAATGTGATAAAGAACATGGAGTTAGCAGATCTTAAAACATTTTTTAACGAAAATATTAAAGGCGAAAATTATAATGTGCTTGTAATTGGTAATAAAAAAGATGTTAATATGGATGCTCTTAAAAAATTAGGAGAAGTTAAGGAGATGGATATAGACTATCTATTTAACTACGAGAAAAATAATGAAGATGTTAAGATGTAA
- the sucD gene encoding succinate--CoA ligase subunit alpha: MSVLVNKDSKIIVQGFTGSEGTFHAGQMIEYGTNVVGGVTPGKGGQTHLDKPVFNTVEDAVKEVGADTTIIFVPPAFAADAIMEAADAGIKVIITITEGIPVADMIKASNYIKGKGCRLIGPNCPGVITPGEAKVGIMPGFVFKKGNVGIVSKSGTLTYEAADQVVKQGLGITTAIGIGGDPIIGTTTKEAVELLINDPETSCVVMIGEIGGQLEADAARWIKESGTSKPVVGFIAGETAPAGRTMGHAGAIVGGSEDTAAAKKAIMRECGIHVVDSPAEIGKKVAEVLG, encoded by the coding sequence ATGAGTGTTCTAGTAAATAAGGATTCTAAAATAATAGTTCAAGGTTTTACAGGTAGCGAAGGTACTTTTCATGCTGGTCAAATGATTGAGTATGGTACTAATGTTGTAGGAGGTGTAACTCCTGGTAAAGGTGGACAAACACATCTAGATAAACCAGTTTTTAATACTGTAGAAGATGCAGTTAAGGAAGTAGGAGCTGATACTACTATTATTTTCGTGCCACCTGCATTTGCTGCAGATGCTATTATGGAAGCTGCTGATGCAGGAATCAAAGTGATTATAACAATTACTGAAGGTATTCCTGTTGCAGATATGATTAAAGCTTCTAATTATATAAAAGGAAAAGGATGTCGTTTGATTGGTCCTAACTGTCCAGGAGTGATTACTCCGGGAGAAGCAAAAGTTGGTATCATGCCAGGTTTTGTATTTAAAAAAGGAAATGTAGGTATTGTTTCTAAGTCAGGAACATTAACCTATGAAGCAGCTGATCAGGTTGTAAAACAAGGATTAGGTATCACTACTGCTATTGGTATTGGAGGAGATCCTATCATTGGAACTACTACAAAAGAAGCTGTAGAATTACTGATCAATGACCCAGAAACAAGTTGTGTTGTAATGATTGGAGAAATTGGGGGACAATTAGAAGCTGATGCTGCTAGATGGATTAAAGAGAGTGGAACTTCTAAACCAGTAGTAGGTTTTATTGCTGGAGAAACTGCTCCTGCTGGACGTACTATGGGACATGCAGGTGCAATTGTTGGAGGAAGTGAAGATACTGCTGCTGCTAAGAAAGCAATTATGAGAGAATGTGGAATTCATGTAGTGGATTCTCCTGCAGAAATTGGTAAAAAAGTAGCTGAAGTACTAGGTTAA
- a CDS encoding nuclear transport factor 2 family protein yields MSKIAKEVVQSFYQTDLIHNIEAFSEYLHPEVELNWNSSFGYNKKGFDDIKTMFKEMSSSFETFRCEISHLLEEDGMVTIRYTYVAKTIERPDKEEAIAHFIAIWELKDGKLYRGYQISQQGDNTPENLKSFLSK; encoded by the coding sequence ATGAGTAAAATAGCAAAAGAGGTGGTTCAATCCTTTTATCAAACGGATTTGATTCATAATATAGAAGCCTTTTCTGAGTATTTACATCCAGAAGTAGAATTAAATTGGAACAGTAGTTTTGGCTATAATAAAAAAGGTTTTGATGATATTAAGACCATGTTCAAGGAGATGTCCAGCTCATTCGAAACGTTTAGGTGTGAGATTAGTCATCTTTTAGAAGAGGATGGAATGGTTACTATCCGATATACGTATGTTGCTAAAACCATAGAAAGACCTGATAAAGAAGAAGCAATAGCTCATTTTATTGCAATTTGGGAACTAAAAGATGGTAAATTATATAGAGGATATCAGATTAGTCAACAGGGAGATAACACACCAGAAAATTTAAAATCATTTTTATCTAAATAG
- a CDS encoding UDP-3-O-(3-hydroxymyristoyl)glucosamine N-acyltransferase, with protein sequence MKFPQAHTLKQIATIISSEFVGIPDFPVLGMNEIHVVTPGDIVFVDHPKYYEKALESAATVILINKKVDCPDGKALLISDDPFRDFNTLTTYFKPFEKATAIVSESAKIGKNTIIQPNAFIGNNVVIGDNCFIHANVSLYDGTIIGNNVTIHSGTVLGADAFYYKKRPEGFDKLISGGRVVIEDNVDLGSLCTIDRGVTGDTTIKEGAKIDNQVHIGHDTVIGKKCLIASQVGIAGCVIIEDEVTIWGQVGVTSGITIGTKAIVSAQSGVSKSLEGNKSYFGTPADDFRKKYKEIAAIRQIPEIIEKLNNNE encoded by the coding sequence ATGAAATTTCCTCAAGCACACACCTTAAAGCAAATAGCGACTATTATATCATCAGAATTTGTTGGTATACCCGATTTTCCAGTACTAGGAATGAACGAGATTCATGTGGTTACTCCAGGTGATATCGTTTTTGTTGATCACCCTAAATATTATGAAAAAGCTTTAGAAAGTGCAGCAACGGTTATTTTAATTAATAAGAAAGTAGATTGTCCTGACGGAAAAGCGTTACTTATTTCTGATGATCCTTTTAGGGATTTTAATACGTTGACTACATATTTTAAGCCTTTTGAAAAGGCTACGGCAATAGTGTCAGAAAGCGCAAAAATAGGAAAGAATACTATTATCCAACCCAATGCTTTTATTGGTAATAATGTAGTGATAGGCGATAATTGTTTTATTCATGCTAATGTGAGTTTATATGATGGGACTATTATCGGAAATAATGTAACGATACACTCGGGAACGGTATTAGGAGCAGATGCTTTTTATTATAAAAAACGGCCCGAAGGTTTTGATAAACTAATTTCTGGAGGTAGAGTTGTGATAGAAGATAATGTAGATTTAGGATCTTTATGTACCATAGATAGAGGAGTTACTGGAGACACAACAATTAAAGAAGGGGCTAAAATTGATAACCAGGTACATATTGGACATGATACTGTTATCGGAAAAAAATGTTTGATCGCCTCTCAAGTTGGTATCGCCGGATGTGTAATAATAGAAGATGAAGTTACGATATGGGGACAAGTGGGAGTAACTAGTGGAATTACTATTGGTACCAAGGCAATTGTTTCGGCGCAATCCGGAGTTAGTAAATCTCTGGAAGGAAACAAAAGTTATTTTGGAACCCCTGCGGATGATTTTAGAAAAAAATATAAAGAAATTGCTGCCATCAGGCAAATACCTGAAATAATAGAAAAATTAAATAATAATGAGTAA
- the efp gene encoding elongation factor P: protein MASTSDIRNGLCIKYNHDIYKIIEFLHVKPGKGPAFVRTKLKSVTSGKVIDNTFSAGHKIDEVRVETHKFQFLYAEGDTYHFMNTEDYNQITLEKSALDAPGLLKEGAVVTVIINSEDQMPLSVEMPASVILEVSSTEPGVKGNTATNATKPAVVETGAEVMVPLFINEGDKIKVETEKGTYKERIKE, encoded by the coding sequence ATGGCAAGTACTAGTGATATTAGAAATGGATTGTGTATTAAATACAATCACGATATATATAAGATTATTGAGTTTTTACATGTAAAACCAGGTAAAGGTCCTGCTTTTGTGCGTACAAAGTTAAAAAGCGTAACATCAGGAAAAGTAATTGATAATACGTTTTCTGCTGGACATAAAATTGATGAAGTAAGAGTAGAAACACATAAGTTTCAGTTTTTGTATGCGGAAGGTGATACCTATCATTTTATGAATACTGAAGATTACAATCAAATTACATTAGAGAAGTCTGCATTAGATGCTCCTGGATTATTAAAAGAAGGTGCAGTAGTTACAGTTATTATTAATTCGGAAGACCAAATGCCGCTTTCGGTAGAAATGCCAGCAAGTGTTATTTTAGAAGTTTCTTCTACAGAACCAGGGGTAAAAGGAAATACAGCTACTAATGCTACTAAACCTGCTGTAGTTGAGACAGGAGCAGAAGTAATGGTACCTCTTTTCATAAATGAAGGTGACAAAATCAAAGTTGAAACTGAGAAAGGAACCTATAAAGAACGTATTAAAGAATAA
- the lpxA gene encoding acyl-ACP--UDP-N-acetylglucosamine O-acyltransferase: MNQPLAYVHPGAKIAKNVVIEPFTTIHNNVVIGEGTWIGSNVTIMEGARIGKNCSIFPGAVISATPQDKKFNDEDTTTEIGDNTTIRECVTINRGTADRMKTKIGKNCWIMAYCHIAHDCIVGDNCIFSNNSTLAGHINVGDFVVLAGMAAVQQFCSIGNHAFVTGGSLVRKDVPPYAKAAREPLSYVGINSIGLRRRGFTTEKIREIQSIYRILYQSNYNNSQAVAIIEAEMEATPERDEVLEFIKNSQRGIMKGYFSN; encoded by the coding sequence ATGAATCAGCCTTTAGCATATGTTCATCCAGGAGCAAAGATTGCAAAAAATGTAGTCATCGAACCGTTTACTACGATTCATAATAATGTGGTTATAGGAGAAGGAACCTGGATTGGTTCCAATGTAACTATTATGGAAGGAGCTCGTATTGGTAAAAACTGTAGTATTTTTCCCGGAGCTGTTATTTCTGCCACTCCACAGGATAAAAAATTTAATGATGAAGATACTACTACCGAAATAGGTGATAATACTACGATCCGAGAGTGTGTTACTATCAATAGAGGTACAGCAGATAGAATGAAAACCAAAATAGGGAAGAACTGTTGGATAATGGCATACTGCCATATAGCTCATGATTGCATAGTTGGCGATAATTGTATATTTTCTAATAATAGTACGCTAGCAGGTCATATTAACGTTGGAGATTTTGTAGTTTTAGCTGGTATGGCAGCTGTACAGCAATTTTGTAGTATAGGTAATCACGCGTTCGTGACAGGAGGTTCTTTAGTTCGAAAAGATGTACCACCTTATGCTAAAGCAGCTCGTGAACCACTTTCATATGTTGGTATAAATTCGATAGGACTGCGAAGAAGAGGTTTTACAACAGAAAAAATAAGAGAAATACAATCTATTTATAGAATTTTGTATCAAAGTAATTATAATAATTCTCAAGCTGTAGCAATTATTGAAGCAGAGATGGAAGCTACGCCGGAGAGAGACGAGGTTTTAGAGTTTATCAAGAATTCTCAGAGAGGTATTATGAAAGGATATTTTTCTAACTAA